CTTGAGCTACAGTTCATTGACGACAATTATAAGGAGCATGAACTATGAGATTTTTATTTGACGATGTTTACTACTTAAAACTTGGGAAACTATTTATAGAAACTTTACTTCACATTCACTAAGATAATTCATATGGCAAAGATAGAGAATGTACCTTGATAGCAACAGAGGTGACTCCCATATCAACACAAAAATATGTTCCTGACCTACGGGCATTAAGCTCTGAGAACTTCCTCATAATTTCAACAGATTTATCTCATGGTTCCACTGGAAAAGCAACcaaattatttaaatagaaGCCATATGTTAACAAGCACCAAATTGAACTCAAAACTATCACTGTATCACAAAATCAGAACACAGTGGGGAGGtggtaaaattgattttgttaattttgaagCCTAACTCTCAAGTCTCGAAACTTCGAAAGCAATTCTTGCCTCCAAAgctgattttaataattaactgAACTGAAAATTCTTCACTTACTGCCACAATCATTTTTAGAGGAACCACCGAACATAAGTTTGTCAAAATCAACTCTAACTTAATCAATTTTGTCAGAATTAATTttacctaaaataaattttacaacTAATACaagtaatttgaaaaaaaaaagtaatttctTATTCTTATACACATCTCCACAAACGTAAAAAGGATGTGCAGCAGACAAAATTTAACTTCCCTAAGTTCTGCCAGATTCAAAAGGCAAAAAGCATTgaaatttgacaaatcaaaatccATTTCACGCCTCACAAAATGAGTGCTAATAATtatcttaaaataataattagtaaataaaagaatttcaaaattatgttagAACTTAACAGAGAGCATTTTCGCAAATAGGATCAGGATGCAACTAAACACAACAAATAACTACAACACTTTACACCACAAGTCCAGAACCAAAGCTAGAACTGGGATTGTCAAGGGGAGAGGAAGAAAAAGGGTTTGTACTGTAAAGTTCAAAATTTTAACACTACAAGCCTTCCCTTCCAGTCAAAACCTTAACTTGCAAACAAACACTAAGGAGTTAGGAACCAttagagaaagaaaataacCAGTTCGCAGATAGTGGGCGATTTGTGTCATGCATCAGTCGAAATATGAGAGGCAAGCAATATATAGACAACACACTGATGGATATTATTGCGTATTGACCGAGACTGGGAGTGGCTTAGGGAACAAGACACTCACTCAGTGAAGGCCAGAGGGAGTAGATACATGAAATCTACATAGGAAGAGAGGTTATTTCCAATATGTGTGATTTTTGGGTCACAGTAGCAAAAATACCACTATTGAATGAATGAGACGCATGCTTCATCACCAAACAGAAAATCCAGTTGGTTAAcaattcattttcttttggaTTAAAGACATTGCCACATGAGCTGGTTTTGTTACAAGAAGGGCAATTGAACTTGGTATCTAATTTGATCAGCAAGCACAATGCTGCATAAGCTGTTGGCAATCAAGACCTTATAAGTAAGTAATCCAGAACATTTGAGAAGTAATTAGACTTAAAAGACAAGAGATGTAAACTCTAATTCCAGCTTAATAAACCCACTCACTTGCTTCATGACCAAATACATATACACCAATAATTAACAATGGTAAAGAGCCAAGCAACacagaaataaaatttagtatttgatTTTGTgtaatttctctattttaagCATGCTCCTCTTTCGAGTTCATCTTGAGTTTAATATATCACAAGACTGAAGTACTCGAGTCATCTTGATTTTCCTTTCCTACATTActtcttttcttcatctttcCATAATTTTCATATCTTTCAGTTTGCTCTGTAAACTTCTGGTTGTAAAATCTTAAGAATCATTTTAAGCTGATGGCCAACTTTTCCCAATTGAGGAAGAAaggaacaaaaataaatttcttcaaAGAATTGAGATGCTCATACTAAAAGATGAATTGATACAGAATATAACTCAAAGAACAGCAAACTACATCATTTTTCTTATTCCTTCCGACACAAAACAGTAAACTACATAACACAATCCAGCCATACAAAGAACTTCTGGAAAATTGCAAATCCAATATTTCTGCAAAACAAATCAGAGAATACGAGAACGGTTTCCTCAGACATTACCTTGTGATGAAATGATACCACCTGAATTCCTTGTCATCACACAGAATGTTTTAATCTTCTGAGCACAACTAGCTTATAGAAATTTCGTGTCCGGAAGTATAATGCAAGACCAGCCAAAAATGCGATAAAAGATACAGCTGCCAGGATAAAAAACGATGACATGAAGCAATGTATTCCAAAGCATGAGTTATCTTCTTTATCGGCTTCCTTGTCGTAAATATATCCGACAACTTTGACAGAAAGTAAATAAGATCCAAGCGGACTTGCAGCAGCAATAGTGTTGAAAATGGTACCCATATGCCTTACACCGAAAATCTCAGAAGTGATAGTAGGCATCAAGGACCAATGTGCACCATAGCAGATTCCCACCAAGACAGGACCCAAATACAGGTTTCCAGGGAAACCAACAGCTATAATGACATGGCCGAAAATCATCGTCCCCAGAGTTGCTACCATCAACAAGGGCCTCGGCCAACCTTTTCGATGCATGATATAATCAGATACATAACCACCTCCAAAACGGCCAAGAAAGTTCCACATACTCCACAAGGACACCATATTATTAATCTCAATTGTACTATAGCCAAGAGATTCGCCTATTTGGCTCATGTTATTTATCATTGCAAGCCCTGAGCCTAACCCTGATATCATGGTTAAAAACAACATCCAAAAATCAATCGTGCACATAGCTTGCAAGAGGTTCATTTCTTGTTCATGGGTCAACATGTCATCCGAATTCAATTGTAGCTGCCCTGCATCACTAGGCAGCTCTTGGTATTCCGATTGATCCCCTGATGGAGAATAACTAGACGACATGATTAGCTTTTGGCTGTCCGTTGAAGGGGGCCTCTCAAACGAGAAGGTTTGCGCGAAGCTTCGTGACTCCTCCCATTGAGCTttgatggcaatgccataggggAGTGCTAGTAGAACCATTAGGATTACAAATGTTAACATGCGCGCCCAAGTTGATAAGCTGGTGAAGTTTTGTAAAATAATTATGAACATGAGATAGGCAACAATAATCACAGTGACCACTGAGAAACCGTTCAAATGCTTCTTGTAATTGCTGTCGCGCACTTCATAGATCCTCACCAAAAACATTAGCAGTATACATATGAATGCAGGCAAGCAAGCAAGCATCAGAAGGTATGTGGCCGGGTCGCCATCACAAAATGTGTGATACAGCTGAATTAGGATTGCTCCACTGAGTCCAAGGAAGCCCTGATCAATAATGAAATGCATATCACATTATTAAACAGCAAAAATTAAGGATGGTCTGGAATCATCAAAACTCCATTTTGATTTGtaaaaggtttttgaaaaacaatgtgggtcaaaatatttatgataatcATTCACCGGATTATCATGTTAAAGCATTTATTGGTCTGAAGGTTTATGGATTCTTACTTCCTCACATCATAGACAAATTCATTAAAGAGAAGTATTATCCAATAAGAAATGAGTTAATGTAATAACCATAGAAGTAAGCAAACCTACTTATTAGTAAGAGACTCACTATTTTAACTACTTTTGCCGCTTGATTC
The Arachis duranensis cultivar V14167 chromosome 5, aradu.V14167.gnm2.J7QH, whole genome shotgun sequence genome window above contains:
- the LOC107491342 gene encoding protein NUCLEAR FUSION DEFECTIVE 4, translated to MAEWLLNRWTGAAAAIMIQWSCGASYTFSIYSPVLKSSQGYDQSTLDTVSVFKDIGANFGILSGLLYTAVTPYRSSGVECLSAKSKWASLGGPWVVLAAGAVQVFVGFMFMWAAVVGLIGTPPVWVMCFFAWLGANGQTFLNTTNVVTGLRNFPEYSGTIVGIMKGFLGLSGAILIQLYHTFCDGDPATYLLMLACLPAFICILLMFLVRIYEVRDSNYKKHLNGFSVVTVIIVAYLMFIIILQNFTSLSTWARMLTFVILMVLLALPYGIAIKAQWEESRSFAQTFSFERPPSTDSQKLIMSSSYSPSGDQSEYQELPSDAGQLQLNSDDMLTHEQEMNLLQAMCTIDFWMLFLTMISGLGSGLAMINNMSQIGESLGYSTIEINNMVSLWSMWNFLGRFGGGYVSDYIMHRKGWPRPLLMVATLGTMIFGHVIIAVGFPGNLYLGPVLVGICYGAHWSLMPTITSEIFGVRHMGTIFNTIAAASPLGSYLLSVKVVGYIYDKEADKEDNSCFGIHCFMSSFFILAAVSFIAFLAGLALYFRTRNFYKLVVLRRLKHSV